Proteins encoded by one window of Gemmatimonadaceae bacterium:
- a CDS encoding bifunctional YncE family protein/alkaline phosphatase family protein, whose amino-acid sequence MSHSHRTPAHALSAATALLLLAACQASPPRSPRAGDSMGATIGRLPTGVHLDPAGVQYPVGQFPLGMALAPDGRHVALLMSGWGEQGVQIVDRTTGQVTQTLDQAAAFIGVAFAPDGQSLYASGGNQDVVYRYAWSDGRATLADSIVLAPKRPRAPGLRYAAGLAFSPDGRTLYVAENMADSLAAVDVASGRVVHRYATDAYPYGVVVAGDGRVFVSAWGGYTVSEFTPEGDGMSARKIAVGRHPSAMVLNGDGTRLFVASGSTDRIFVVATAEHRVIQTLLDPPPAGPGEGSTPNGLALSADGTRLFAAEADANAVAVFDLSPKTAGVAAATGTDALVGRVPTAWYPTLVAAVRDTLLVVSAKGHGTRANPDGAQPVPMPGHPPRGTNYTLGQLESTMTIAPLAEVRGAELAALTQRVVRANAWDQPTGRTANYPPFQHVVYIIKENRTYDQVFGDMPSGDGDTSLVFFPRADSPNHHALADRFGLYDRFFVNAEVSADGHNWSTAAYATDYLEKTVPSNYSDRGRPYDYEGSVFGGGVKARIPRDDEAAPANGYLWDLAQKRGITFRNYGEFVVPGSLDPDDPLPAAYRGDKPFLKEHTNPDYPGFDLRITDQHRVDVWQAEFDSYVRSGTLPALEIVRLPNDHTSGAQAGAPTPLAAMADNDLALGRIVAAISHSPYWKNTVIFVLEDDAQNGPDHVDSHRSVLLTISAYNRPGTIHRFTNTTDVLRTIEEILGLQSMSQFDYYGRPLRHIWADTPDLTPYTPLTPAPSLDAVNPSVGRGARESRRLDLEVEDMSNMDLFNHILWRDLKGNGVPYPGTHRIPALDVMH is encoded by the coding sequence ATGTCGCACAGCCATCGCACGCCGGCGCACGCGCTCAGTGCCGCGACCGCTCTGCTCCTGCTCGCCGCCTGCCAGGCGTCGCCGCCGCGGTCGCCGCGAGCCGGCGATTCCATGGGCGCCACGATCGGCCGCCTGCCCACCGGCGTCCACCTCGACCCGGCCGGCGTGCAGTACCCGGTGGGCCAGTTTCCGCTGGGGATGGCGCTGGCGCCCGACGGCCGCCACGTGGCGCTGTTGATGAGCGGGTGGGGCGAACAGGGCGTGCAGATCGTGGACCGCACCACCGGCCAGGTGACGCAGACGCTCGATCAGGCCGCGGCGTTCATCGGCGTGGCGTTCGCGCCCGACGGACAATCACTCTACGCCTCGGGCGGCAATCAGGACGTGGTCTATCGCTACGCGTGGAGCGACGGCCGGGCGACGCTCGCCGACAGCATCGTGCTGGCGCCCAAGCGCCCGCGCGCGCCGGGGCTGCGGTACGCGGCCGGCCTCGCGTTCTCGCCCGACGGGCGCACGCTGTACGTGGCCGAGAACATGGCCGATTCGCTGGCCGCGGTGGACGTGGCGAGCGGGCGCGTGGTGCATCGCTACGCGACCGATGCGTATCCGTATGGCGTCGTGGTGGCGGGCGACGGTCGGGTGTTCGTCTCGGCGTGGGGCGGGTACACCGTCTCGGAATTCACGCCCGAGGGCGACGGCATGAGCGCGCGGAAAATCGCGGTGGGCCGTCACCCGTCGGCGATGGTGCTCAACGGCGACGGCACGCGACTGTTCGTGGCGTCGGGAAGCACCGATCGCATATTCGTCGTGGCCACGGCGGAGCATCGGGTGATCCAGACGCTGCTCGATCCGCCGCCGGCGGGACCGGGCGAGGGGAGCACGCCCAATGGGCTGGCGCTGTCCGCCGACGGCACGCGGTTGTTCGCGGCCGAAGCCGACGCCAACGCGGTGGCGGTATTCGACCTGAGCCCGAAGACGGCGGGCGTGGCGGCGGCCACCGGCACCGACGCGCTGGTGGGCCGCGTGCCCACGGCGTGGTATCCGACGCTCGTGGCCGCGGTGCGCGACACCCTGCTCGTGGTGAGCGCCAAGGGCCACGGCACGCGGGCCAATCCCGACGGCGCGCAGCCGGTGCCGATGCCCGGGCACCCGCCGCGCGGCACCAACTACACACTGGGGCAGTTGGAATCCACGATGACGATCGCGCCGCTGGCGGAGGTGCGGGGCGCCGAGTTGGCGGCGCTCACCCAGCGCGTGGTGCGGGCCAACGCGTGGGACCAGCCCACGGGCCGCACGGCGAACTATCCGCCGTTCCAGCACGTGGTGTACATCATCAAGGAGAACCGCACGTACGACCAGGTGTTCGGCGACATGCCGTCGGGCGACGGCGACACCTCGCTGGTGTTCTTCCCGCGCGCCGACTCGCCCAACCACCATGCGCTGGCCGACCGGTTCGGCCTGTACGACCGGTTCTTCGTGAACGCCGAGGTGAGCGCCGACGGGCACAACTGGTCCACGGCGGCGTACGCCACCGACTATCTGGAAAAGACGGTGCCGTCGAACTACTCCGATCGCGGCCGTCCCTATGACTACGAGGGCTCGGTGTTCGGGGGCGGCGTGAAGGCGCGCATCCCGCGCGACGACGAGGCCGCGCCGGCGAACGGGTATCTGTGGGACCTGGCCCAGAAGCGGGGGATCACCTTCCGGAACTACGGCGAGTTCGTGGTGCCGGGCTCGCTCGACCCGGACGACCCGCTGCCGGCCGCCTATCGCGGCGACAAGCCGTTCCTCAAGGAGCACACGAATCCCGACTATCCGGGCTTCGACCTGCGGATCACGGACCAGCATCGCGTGGACGTGTGGCAGGCCGAGTTCGACTCGTACGTGCGGTCGGGCACGCTGCCGGCGCTCGAGATCGTGCGCCTGCCCAACGATCACACGTCGGGCGCGCAGGCGGGCGCGCCGACGCCGCTCGCGGCGATGGCCGACAACGATCTGGCGCTGGGCCGGATCGTGGCGGCGATCTCCCACTCACCGTACTGGAAGAACACCGTGATCTTCGTGCTCGAGGACGATGCGCAGAACGGGCCCGACCACGTGGACTCGCATCGATCGGTGCTGCTCACGATCTCGGCGTACAACCGGCCCGGCACGATTCACCGGTTCACGAATACCACCGACGTACTCCGCACGATCGAGGAGATCCTGGGGCTGCAGTCGATGTCGCAGTTCGACTATTACGGGCGGCCGCTGCGGCACATCTGGGCCGACACGCCGGATCTCACGCCGTACACGCCGCTCACCCCCGCACCGTCGCTCGACGCGGTGAATCCATCCGTGGGGCGCGGGGCGCGCGAGTCGCGGCGGCTGGATCTGGAGGTGGAGGACATGTCGAACATGGACCTGTTCAACCACATCCTGTGGCGCGACCTCAAGGGGAACGGGGTGCCGTATCCCGGCACGCACCGCATCCCGGCCCTCGACGTGATGCACTGA
- the infA gene encoding translation initiation factor IF-1: MAKEEAIQLEGQVTEVLPNATFRVLLSNGHTVLATLGGNMRRFRIRVLAGDRVTIEVSPYDLSRGRITFRHKN; encoded by the coding sequence ATGGCGAAGGAAGAAGCGATACAACTCGAAGGCCAAGTCACCGAAGTGCTCCCCAACGCCACGTTTCGCGTGCTCCTGAGCAACGGGCACACCGTGCTGGCCACGCTGGGAGGCAATATGCGCCGGTTCCGCATTCGCGTACTCGCCGGCGACCGGGTGACCATCGAGGTATCGCCCTACGATCTCAGCCGCGGCCGCATCACCTTCCGACACAAGAACTGA
- a CDS encoding GGDEF domain-containing protein: protein MLQEPPTGARWERLLSASDASLIDAGAAGERTVARARLVFTAILLLIPLQSIVQRSDQLENYVGLVVGLVSLGFAASVLAAVSRGHYRTWWSIATSVYDVTSVSAILAAFILIGRPEITVNSRVVFEIYLLAIASTALRYDRRAPLVAGAVAVVEYAALVLVVHAHWDLSDPRYAGYGNFSWGDQIGRLIVLGVAAMLSRAVLERAHRLRQLSTHDPLTRLFNRNVLEERVREEVGRARRYGRPLALAMVDLDLFKQFNDTFGHASGDAALRAFAHLLRRTVRSTDIVARFGGEEFVIVLPETPGDDAAVKLDQIRRLMETMLFDIPGVVDGHVTFSAGVATLDRESDHALDLLQRADDLLLAAKRAGRNCVMGESGLVGAPRSDAAPARVDGTGGRS, encoded by the coding sequence ATGTTGCAGGAACCCCCGACCGGTGCTCGCTGGGAGCGTCTCCTCTCGGCCAGCGATGCCAGCCTGATCGATGCCGGAGCCGCCGGCGAGCGCACGGTGGCGCGGGCACGCCTCGTGTTCACGGCCATCCTCCTGCTGATCCCGCTGCAGAGCATCGTCCAGCGGTCCGACCAGCTCGAGAACTACGTGGGTCTCGTGGTGGGGTTGGTCAGCCTGGGGTTCGCCGCATCGGTGTTGGCGGCCGTCTCGCGCGGCCACTACCGCACGTGGTGGAGCATCGCGACCAGCGTCTACGACGTGACCAGCGTGAGCGCCATCCTGGCCGCGTTCATCCTCATCGGCCGCCCCGAGATCACCGTCAACAGTCGCGTCGTATTCGAGATCTATCTTCTCGCCATCGCCAGCACGGCGCTGCGCTACGACCGGCGGGCGCCGCTCGTGGCCGGCGCCGTGGCGGTGGTGGAATACGCCGCGCTCGTCCTCGTCGTGCACGCGCATTGGGATCTGTCCGACCCGCGCTACGCCGGCTACGGCAACTTCTCGTGGGGCGATCAGATCGGCCGTCTGATCGTCCTCGGTGTGGCCGCCATGCTGAGCCGTGCCGTGCTCGAGCGCGCCCACCGCCTGCGACAACTCTCCACGCACGATCCGCTCACCCGGCTCTTCAATCGCAACGTGCTCGAGGAACGCGTGCGCGAGGAGGTGGGGCGCGCCCGGCGCTACGGCCGGCCGCTCGCTCTGGCGATGGTGGATCTGGACCTGTTCAAGCAGTTCAACGACACGTTCGGGCACGCCTCCGGCGACGCCGCCCTGCGGGCGTTCGCGCACCTGCTCCGGCGCACCGTCCGCAGCACCGACATCGTGGCGCGGTTCGGCGGCGAGGAATTCGTGATCGTGCTGCCCGAAACGCCTGGCGACGACGCGGCGGTGAAACTCGACCAGATCCGTCGGCTCATGGAGACGATGCTGTTCGACATTCCGGGGGTGGTCGACGGCCACGTCACCTTCAGCGCCGGCGTCGCGACGCTCGATCGGGAGAGCGATCACGCCCTCGACCTCCTCCAGCGCGCCGACGACCTGCTGCTGGCCGCCAAGCGCGCCGGCCGCAACTGCGTGATGGGGGAATCGGGCCTGGTGGGGGCGCCGCGGTCCGATGCCGCGCCGGCGCGCGTTGACGGAACCGGTGGCCGGTCCTAG
- a CDS encoding TonB-dependent receptor, producing the protein MTILTLLTALFAATGLGGVVRDAQTHAPLAGVRVEDVRTHAATVTDSAGRFTLAVTPPARLRFSRHGYVTVEHDVLAERGTAVELVRTAQSLERVTVSALRAGASAPISADVVTQAQIQARSFGQEPPLLLANTPSFTSYAEQGGYSGYSYIRLRGIDQTRINLTLDGIPLNDPEDEVFYFADLPDFMTSMQSVQIQRGVGTSTNGTASYGGSINFESVSLTATPAGGHVDLGTGAWNSRRGSVDYASGLLPSRFAFYARASDQATDSYREHAGDMSHSGFLSAGYFGDRNIVKLTAMAGQEHSQLAYYASAESTLVRDRRDNPLSPDERDDFGEQLGSLAYTRLINPRSSISTTLYGVSATGYYDVKEPQTDRYHLDFWWAGVMSTYTYRGDRTQLDIGVHAADYHRDHYMFTLPDLANRVYSNRGIKREASAFVKGTYDVGRVTLFGDVQARDAWWRYVPDQNADIAPASISWRFLNPKGGLTYRLAPAWSAYASYGVNGREPARNDILAGFDNLDTSNVSFVGSFERVRPETAHDLELGVHYRGAAVTLDADGYDMEFRNEIAAIGQLSYLGLPLRKNVPASTRRGLEADVAWRLAPALTASVNGNLSRNWIAAYTDDASGITYHDVPPLLTPQLSTNQRLSYAPARGLALSLEGRYTSQSFLDNTGDRQFVLPAAYITDAQVAWSDAARGYEITLFVNNLAGVNRYGSGYTDGSISYYYPLPPRNLFLQFRAGF; encoded by the coding sequence ATGACCATCCTGACCCTGTTGACCGCCCTGTTCGCGGCCACCGGCCTGGGCGGCGTGGTGCGCGACGCCCAGACCCATGCGCCGTTGGCCGGCGTCCGCGTGGAGGACGTGCGCACGCACGCCGCCACCGTGACCGACTCGGCGGGCCGGTTCACGCTCGCCGTCACGCCGCCGGCGCGGCTCCGGTTCAGCCGCCACGGGTACGTGACCGTGGAGCACGACGTGCTGGCCGAGCGCGGGACCGCGGTGGAACTGGTGCGCACGGCGCAGAGCCTGGAGCGGGTGACGGTGTCGGCGCTGCGGGCCGGCGCCAGCGCACCGATCTCGGCCGACGTGGTGACCCAGGCGCAGATCCAGGCGCGCTCATTCGGCCAGGAGCCGCCGCTGCTGCTGGCCAACACGCCGTCGTTCACGTCGTACGCCGAGCAGGGGGGCTATTCGGGATACAGCTACATCCGCCTGCGCGGCATCGATCAGACGCGGATCAACCTCACGCTCGACGGCATCCCGCTCAACGATCCGGAGGACGAGGTTTTCTACTTTGCCGATCTGCCGGATTTCATGACCAGCATGCAGTCGGTGCAGATCCAGCGCGGCGTGGGCACGAGCACCAACGGCACGGCGTCGTACGGCGGATCGATCAACTTCGAGTCGGTATCGCTTACCGCGACGCCGGCCGGGGGGCACGTGGATCTGGGGACGGGCGCCTGGAATTCGCGCCGCGGCTCCGTGGACTACGCGTCGGGGCTCCTGCCCAGCCGGTTCGCGTTCTACGCGCGGGCCAGCGACCAGGCCACCGACAGCTATCGCGAGCACGCCGGCGACATGTCGCATTCGGGCTTTCTGAGCGCCGGATATTTCGGCGACCGCAACATCGTGAAACTCACGGCCATGGCCGGGCAGGAGCACAGCCAGCTGGCGTACTATGCCTCGGCTGAATCGACGCTGGTGCGCGACCGCCGCGACAATCCGCTCTCGCCCGACGAGCGCGACGACTTCGGCGAGCAACTCGGGAGTCTGGCCTACACGCGGCTGATCAACCCGCGGTCGTCCATCTCCACCACGCTGTACGGGGTCTCGGCCACCGGCTATTACGACGTGAAGGAGCCGCAGACCGACCGCTACCACCTGGACTTCTGGTGGGCGGGGGTGATGAGCACGTACACGTACCGCGGCGACCGCACGCAGCTGGACATCGGCGTGCACGCAGCGGACTACCATCGGGACCACTACATGTTCACGCTGCCCGATCTGGCCAACCGGGTGTACTCCAACCGCGGGATCAAGCGCGAGGCGAGCGCGTTCGTGAAGGGCACCTACGACGTGGGCCGGGTGACGCTGTTCGGCGACGTGCAGGCGCGCGATGCCTGGTGGCGGTACGTGCCCGACCAGAACGCCGACATCGCGCCGGCGAGCATCAGCTGGCGGTTCCTGAACCCCAAGGGCGGGCTCACCTACCGGTTGGCGCCGGCCTGGAGCGCGTACGCGTCGTACGGCGTGAACGGCCGCGAGCCGGCCCGCAACGACATCCTGGCCGGATTCGACAATCTGGACACGTCGAACGTGTCGTTCGTGGGGAGCTTCGAGCGGGTGCGTCCGGAGACGGCCCACGATCTGGAGCTGGGGGTGCACTACCGCGGCGCGGCCGTGACGCTGGACGCCGACGGGTACGACATGGAGTTCCGCAACGAGATCGCGGCGATCGGGCAGCTGAGCTATCTGGGGCTGCCGCTGCGGAAGAACGTGCCGGCGAGCACGCGCCGGGGGCTCGAAGCGGACGTGGCCTGGCGGCTCGCGCCGGCGCTCACCGCGTCGGTGAACGGCAACCTGAGTCGCAACTGGATCGCCGCCTACACCGACGACGCGAGCGGCATCACGTACCACGACGTCCCGCCGCTGCTCACGCCGCAGCTGTCCACCAACCAACGGTTGAGCTACGCGCCGGCGCGGGGGCTCGCGCTGTCGCTGGAGGGGCGCTACACCTCGCAATCGTTCCTCGACAACACGGGCGACCGGCAGTTCGTGCTGCCGGCAGCGTACATCACGGATGCCCAGGTGGCGTGGAGCGACGCGGCCCGGGGCTACGAGATCACACTGTTCGTGAATAACCTGGCCGGGGTCAACCGCTACGGCAGCGGCTATACGGACGGCTCGATCTCATACTACTATCCGCTGCCGCCGAGGAACCTGTTCCTGCAGTTCCGGGCCGGATTCTGA
- a CDS encoding ATP-binding protein produces the protein MPHSPVSPDQLKDACLLLVDDEQTNLTLLRLILGRAGYTRVHTLSDARDVLPLARALNPDLVVLDLRMPTMSGFTVLEGLVEQTAPDEFLPILVVTGDASQTARQRALKLGAKDFLTKPFEATEVLLRIHNLLVTRMLHESVRAQNELLEAKVTERTSQLERAAAQAEEANRAKSVFLATMSHELHTPLNAVIGFANELQKNHAGNLLPQDLTYVQRISSNGLQLLRVINDVLDLSKVEAGKMEVELAPVALDRLVLDTLKDMESRSVGTAVVPRVSLPPSLVPIESDEHKLKRVLMNLVDNAVKFTESGSYRVGIITTPGTGRPLRLDVIDTGVGIPANRLDKIFGAFEQGESGTRRRHEGTGLGLAISRALCEAMNYRLTVVSEPGRGSAFSVLLSPDAEPPRSYDDALRAYAPASSDLTTRGS, from the coding sequence ATGCCGCACTCTCCCGTTTCCCCCGACCAACTCAAGGATGCCTGTCTGCTCCTCGTCGACGACGAGCAGACGAATCTGACCCTGCTGCGGCTGATCCTCGGCCGCGCGGGGTATACGCGCGTGCATACGCTGTCCGACGCGCGCGACGTGCTGCCGCTGGCCCGGGCGTTGAATCCGGACCTCGTGGTGCTCGATCTGCGGATGCCCACGATGAGCGGGTTCACGGTGCTCGAGGGGTTGGTGGAGCAGACGGCGCCCGACGAATTCCTGCCGATCCTGGTCGTCACCGGCGATGCCAGCCAGACGGCGCGGCAGCGGGCGCTGAAGCTGGGCGCCAAGGACTTCCTGACCAAGCCGTTCGAGGCGACGGAGGTGCTGCTCCGCATCCACAATCTGCTGGTCACGCGCATGCTGCACGAGTCGGTGCGCGCGCAGAACGAGCTGCTCGAAGCCAAGGTCACCGAGCGCACGTCGCAGCTGGAGCGGGCGGCGGCGCAGGCCGAGGAGGCCAATCGCGCCAAGAGCGTGTTCCTGGCCACGATGAGCCATGAACTGCACACGCCGCTCAACGCCGTGATCGGCTTTGCCAACGAACTGCAGAAGAATCACGCCGGCAACCTCCTGCCGCAGGATCTGACGTACGTGCAGCGCATCAGCAGCAACGGACTCCAGCTGTTGCGCGTGATCAACGACGTGTTGGACCTGTCCAAGGTCGAGGCCGGGAAGATGGAAGTGGAGCTGGCGCCGGTGGCGCTGGACCGCCTGGTGCTCGACACGCTCAAGGACATGGAGAGCCGATCGGTGGGCACGGCGGTGGTGCCGCGTGTTTCGCTGCCGCCGTCGCTGGTGCCGATCGAGAGCGACGAGCACAAACTCAAGCGGGTGCTGATGAACCTCGTGGACAACGCCGTGAAATTCACCGAATCGGGAAGCTACCGCGTGGGGATCATCACCACGCCGGGCACCGGTCGGCCGCTCCGGCTGGACGTGATCGACACCGGGGTGGGCATTCCCGCCAACCGGCTGGACAAGATCTTCGGCGCCTTCGAGCAGGGCGAATCGGGCACGCGCCGGCGCCACGAAGGCACCGGCCTGGGGCTGGCGATCTCGCGCGCGCTGTGCGAGGCGATGAACTACCGGCTGACCGTGGTCAGCGAGCCGGGCCGCGGGTCGGCGTTCAGCGTGCTCCTGTCGCCCGACGCCGAGCCCCCGCGTTCGTACGACGATGCGCTGCGGGCGTACGCGCCCGCGTCCTCCGACCTGACGACACGTGGTTCGTAG
- a CDS encoding Ig-like domain-containing protein: MRRTLVILGVLAAAAACGGSSAGPGLTVVSGGLTYFLVTGQGGLDTVSALPGAKVQLTGTAYDGNLRSLVVKGDTTWTSRDTTLARVSSTGLVTMIATGATYVIGTITVNSVTVGDSALVRILSPQ, translated from the coding sequence ATGCGACGGACACTGGTGATCCTCGGCGTGCTGGCCGCCGCGGCCGCGTGCGGCGGGTCCTCTGCGGGACCCGGTCTCACCGTCGTCTCCGGGGGGCTGACCTATTTTCTGGTCACGGGCCAGGGCGGGCTGGACACCGTATCGGCGCTCCCGGGCGCGAAGGTGCAGCTCACCGGGACCGCGTACGACGGGAACCTCCGGTCGCTGGTGGTGAAAGGCGACACCACCTGGACATCCCGCGACACCACGCTGGCCAGGGTCAGCAGCACCGGCCTCGTCACGATGATCGCGACGGGCGCGACGTACGTGATCGGGACGATCACCGTCAACTCCGTCACGGTCGGAGATTCCGCGCTCGTCAGGATTCTCTCCCCGCAGTGA
- a CDS encoding M1 family metallopeptidase, with the protein MTVPVRNISRILIAAAALGGLAAPAMAQQKIDATGVGDTSIFAPLHLNTPNAFRLGSGAPGPLYWQNRADYDIQASLDTAARVLTGHETLKYTNNSPVTLDYVWVQVEQDAFKEGSLNSYVYPQNSRFGARGFQGGDVIDRFEQVIPGKKNVPLTTRVSTTVMKVDLAEPLKPGKSTTFDIAWHFAIPEHGADRMGYDGSLFEFGQWYPRMVVYDDVKGWNIEPYLGQGEFYCEYGDFTLAATVPAGYIVAATGMLQNAAEVLTKPEIARLHAAARSDTTVHIVTQAELASGAARPRKSGTQTWKFVARNVRDVAWATSPEYIWDASSWKGILAQAYYRPSAVSPWSDAADQARMSIMEYSQRWFAYPYPQITVAEGPISGMEYPMLAMEARSRDVYGLYNVITHEIGHNWFPMIVGSNERMHFWQDEGFNTFINTFSEALRYPQKGDEAQRELEERQGVEQVMKAGYDTPIDVGPDRINPGLLGINQYEKTSMALHLLRRQVLGDSAFDDAFREYIHRWAYKHPTPADFFRTMEDASGRRLDWFWREFFETNDRFDQTVDTVVTRTMGDTEHVAVVYGNLARGVLPILARFTFSDGTTQDFRYPAEAWYMNSTKFLRQYAFAGKTLTKIELDPDHQLIDIDRTNNTWTSP; encoded by the coding sequence GTGACCGTTCCCGTGCGCAACATTTCTCGAATCCTGATCGCCGCCGCGGCGCTGGGCGGCCTGGCCGCGCCGGCCATGGCGCAGCAGAAGATCGACGCCACCGGCGTGGGCGACACGTCCATCTTCGCGCCGCTCCACCTGAACACGCCCAACGCGTTCCGGCTGGGGTCGGGCGCTCCCGGTCCGCTGTACTGGCAGAATCGCGCCGACTACGACATCCAGGCGTCGCTCGACACCGCGGCCCGCGTGCTCACCGGCCACGAGACGCTCAAGTACACCAACAACTCGCCGGTCACGCTCGACTACGTGTGGGTGCAGGTGGAGCAGGACGCGTTCAAGGAAGGGTCGCTCAATTCGTACGTCTATCCGCAGAATTCGCGCTTCGGCGCGCGCGGCTTCCAGGGCGGCGACGTGATCGACCGGTTCGAGCAGGTGATCCCCGGCAAGAAGAACGTGCCGCTCACCACCCGCGTCTCGACCACCGTGATGAAGGTGGATCTGGCCGAGCCGCTCAAGCCGGGCAAGAGCACCACGTTCGACATCGCCTGGCACTTCGCCATTCCCGAGCACGGCGCCGATCGCATGGGCTATGACGGCTCGCTGTTCGAGTTCGGCCAGTGGTATCCGCGCATGGTGGTGTACGACGACGTGAAGGGCTGGAACATCGAGCCGTACCTCGGCCAGGGCGAATTCTACTGCGAATACGGCGACTTCACGCTCGCCGCCACCGTCCCCGCCGGCTACATCGTGGCCGCCACCGGCATGCTCCAGAATGCGGCCGAGGTGCTCACCAAGCCCGAGATCGCGCGCCTCCACGCCGCGGCCAGGTCCGACACGACCGTGCACATCGTCACCCAGGCCGAACTGGCGAGCGGCGCGGCGCGCCCCAGGAAGTCGGGTACGCAGACGTGGAAGTTCGTCGCCCGGAACGTGCGCGACGTGGCCTGGGCCACCTCGCCCGAATACATCTGGGACGCGTCGAGTTGGAAGGGCATTCTCGCCCAGGCCTACTACCGCCCGTCGGCCGTGAGTCCGTGGTCCGATGCCGCCGACCAGGCGCGGATGTCGATCATGGAGTACTCGCAGCGCTGGTTCGCGTATCCGTACCCGCAGATCACCGTGGCCGAGGGCCCGATCAGCGGAATGGAATATCCGATGCTCGCCATGGAGGCCCGCAGCCGCGACGTGTACGGCCTCTACAACGTGATCACGCACGAGATCGGGCATAACTGGTTCCCGATGATCGTCGGCTCCAACGAGCGCATGCACTTCTGGCAGGACGAGGGTTTCAACACGTTCATCAACACCTTCTCCGAAGCGCTCCGCTATCCCCAGAAGGGCGACGAGGCGCAGCGCGAGCTCGAGGAACGCCAGGGCGTGGAACAGGTGATGAAGGCTGGGTACGACACGCCGATCGACGTCGGGCCCGACCGCATCAATCCGGGCCTCCTCGGCATCAATCAGTATGAGAAGACGTCGATGGCGCTCCATCTCCTGCGCCGCCAGGTGCTGGGCGACAGCGCGTTCGACGACGCGTTCCGCGAGTACATCCATCGCTGGGCGTACAAGCACCCCACGCCCGCCGACTTCTTCCGCACCATGGAGGACGCGAGCGGCCGCCGCCTCGATTGGTTCTGGCGCGAGTTCTTCGAGACCAACGACCGGTTCGACCAGACCGTCGACACGGTGGTGACGCGCACGATGGGCGACACCGAACACGTGGCCGTGGTGTACGGCAACCTGGCGCGCGGCGTGCTGCCCATCCTCGCCCGGTTCACATTCTCCGACGGCACCACGCAGGACTTCAGGTATCCCGCCGAAGCCTGGTACATGAACAGCACGAAGTTCCTGCGGCAGTATGCGTTCGCGGGCAAGACGCTGACCAAGATCGAGCTCGATCCCGATCACCAGCTCATTGACATCGACCGCACGAACAACACCTGGACCTCCCCGTAA